Proteins from a genomic interval of Pseudodesulfovibrio nedwellii:
- a CDS encoding SH3 domain-containing protein yields MTGSIRKGLGVCGCLLFIASIAVAAQLMSVQVRSGQLRDNPGFLSKVVAKLPYGDRVNLKSEKGDWRHVSSVKLGKSGWIHISALSEQEIVLNPTNKDVQAAAKSDELALAGKGFNKQVEQQYRKQSKLNYAKVDEMEKLTVSQTTIAKFISTGALGKGYAQ; encoded by the coding sequence ATGACAGGTTCAATTAGAAAAGGCCTTGGGGTCTGCGGATGCCTACTCTTTATAGCAAGCATTGCTGTTGCAGCTCAGTTAATGAGCGTTCAGGTTCGCTCGGGCCAACTCCGCGATAATCCAGGATTTCTGAGCAAAGTCGTCGCGAAATTGCCCTACGGTGACCGCGTCAATTTAAAATCGGAAAAAGGGGACTGGAGGCATGTTTCATCCGTCAAACTCGGCAAATCAGGCTGGATTCACATCTCAGCCCTTTCCGAACAGGAAATCGTTCTCAACCCCACGAACAAAGACGTTCAGGCAGCAGCCAAGTCAGACGAGCTGGCTCTGGCCGGTAAAGGGTTCAACAAACAAGTCGAACAACAATACCGCAAACAAAGCAAATTGAATTACGCCAAAGTGGATGAAATGGAAAAACTGACTGTTTCCCAAACCACCATAGCCAAATTCATCTCGACAGGCGCACTCGGGAAAGGATACGCCCAATGA
- a CDS encoding M48 family metalloprotease: protein MNRRQFLNALAMATPAIFTLGAIPASASFLDDLTDIVPDEVTTIFESGKKIAAGFEDITPEQEYYLGRSVAAVILSRYTPLNHPHSLAYVNVMGQTLAQASDRPETFGGYHFMVLDADEINALSAPGGFVFVTKGLLKCCTSEDAIAAVLAHEIGHVQRQHGLQAIQESRITDGVTTLAITGTSTLSGGTLKELTTTFDDSIKAITTTMIDSGYSRAAEDEADEDAVTIMQRLGYDPNAIIDMLNQMRKRMSPGSEGFARTHPTPTQRIEEITEIIGIYKRPQTCTPRAARFSRMTKGL, encoded by the coding sequence ATGAACCGTCGACAATTTCTGAATGCACTGGCTATGGCAACCCCTGCAATCTTCACTCTCGGGGCCATCCCCGCCTCCGCATCCTTCCTTGATGATCTGACCGACATAGTTCCTGACGAAGTGACCACTATCTTTGAAAGCGGCAAGAAAATAGCAGCCGGCTTTGAGGATATCACACCGGAGCAAGAGTATTACCTTGGCCGTTCTGTCGCGGCCGTTATCCTGTCACGCTATACACCTCTAAATCACCCACACAGTTTGGCTTATGTCAATGTAATGGGACAAACTCTGGCCCAGGCCTCTGACCGCCCGGAGACCTTTGGCGGATACCATTTCATGGTCCTCGACGCAGACGAAATAAACGCCTTGTCCGCACCCGGCGGATTCGTCTTTGTCACCAAAGGACTCCTCAAATGTTGTACATCCGAAGACGCCATTGCTGCCGTACTCGCGCATGAAATCGGACACGTCCAACGTCAGCATGGTCTTCAGGCCATACAGGAATCCCGCATCACTGATGGCGTGACCACTCTGGCCATAACCGGCACATCCACCTTGTCCGGCGGTACGTTGAAAGAACTCACTACGACCTTTGACGATTCCATCAAAGCCATCACCACAACCATGATCGACAGCGGTTATTCCCGTGCAGCCGAAGACGAAGCTGACGAGGATGCCGTCACCATCATGCAACGATTGGGATACGATCCTAACGCCATCATCGATATGCTCAATCAAATGCGCAAACGAATGTCTCCGGGTAGTGAAGGCTTCGCCCGAACACATCCGACACCAACCCAACGAATTGAGGAAATTACTGAAATTATAGGGATTTACAAACGCCCACAGACTTGCACTCCTCGCGCCGCCCGATTTTCGCGTATGACCAAGGGGCTATAA
- a CDS encoding GNAT family N-acetyltransferase: MKKKGLVMYEYKTTKKLNMNELQDLFLALDWDSGNHPEKLTGAIHASTSVFTAWDGDRLVGLVNVLSDGHMAAYIHYMLVRPECQGHGIGRRLMDMVADEYADVPHKVLVAYGQAVGFYKQCGYHCADGTSPMFMTTLRV; the protein is encoded by the coding sequence ATGAAAAAGAAAGGACTCGTTATGTATGAATACAAAACAACAAAAAAACTGAATATGAATGAGCTGCAGGATTTGTTTCTCGCGTTGGACTGGGACTCTGGCAATCATCCTGAAAAACTGACCGGGGCGATTCACGCATCAACATCCGTTTTCACGGCATGGGACGGCGACAGGCTTGTGGGCTTGGTTAATGTCTTATCCGATGGTCACATGGCCGCCTACATTCATTATATGTTGGTTAGACCTGAATGTCAGGGGCACGGCATCGGCAGGCGACTTATGGACATGGTCGCAGACGAATATGCCGATGTTCCACATAAAGTTCTTGTGGCTTACGGCCAAGCTGTCGGATTCTATAAACAGTGTGGCTATCATTGCGCTGACGGGACCTCTCCCATGTTCATGACGACATTGAGAGTCTAG
- a CDS encoding CHASE2 domain-containing protein — MSRRLKKILAGITVGFIGTLLAVGALTTGLLDSLENVTFDLRARVLARPGTATDKIAVILLDQKSLDWAKESFGLGWPWPRQAYVPLVNFCQDAGVASLAFDVVFTEPSVYGVNDDKALGESFANLGRVALAADFARHDGTTTAWPRHIPTPIFPLSGTANLPLASVATFPIADLTAGIASVGNVNVSPDSDTIYRRFPLLIRFADKFVPSLPLAASLVAEPTSISLSRHTLTFGSTPVPITTKGQAILNYRGKTAYSTYSAAAFMESGMRMAEGQKPIINPMELEGKHVLFGFSATGLYDLRPTPLGGVTPGVMVNATALDNLLSGDFMRMAGVKTDIAITLIFAILAGLSVTIFSSLWLTVTTSALALIAPIGLALASYSIGIWSNLAVPLAACMTSMFLAGAFKYATEGRQKKFIKSAFKQYLSPQVIDQLLQNPDKLTLGGERRELTIFFSDLEGFTSISEGLTPEELTSVLNDYLTAMTDIIQETGGTVDKYEGDAIIAFWNAPVDQPDHAKRGVRAALMCQEKLTQMRPKLRERTGKDFRMRIGLNTGPAVVGNLGSHNRFDYTMLGDSVNLAARLESINKQFDTYTMISRATLEQLNEETPIRELSSLRVVGKKEAVTVYEPFTPQEYLSKQRILQKFSLGLEQFYAGNFDTAATHFKTIATDDPPAARYLTQCHELKNTPPDNWDGVWTMKTK, encoded by the coding sequence GTGTCACGCAGGCTGAAAAAGATCTTGGCAGGCATCACGGTTGGTTTCATAGGAACCCTTTTGGCCGTTGGTGCATTGACAACTGGCCTGCTCGATTCTCTGGAAAATGTCACTTTTGACCTACGTGCGCGTGTGTTGGCACGACCTGGCACAGCCACAGACAAAATTGCCGTCATTCTACTCGATCAAAAATCATTGGATTGGGCGAAAGAATCCTTTGGACTGGGATGGCCATGGCCACGACAGGCCTACGTTCCACTGGTCAACTTCTGCCAAGATGCGGGTGTTGCATCACTCGCCTTTGACGTGGTTTTCACAGAGCCTTCAGTCTATGGAGTGAACGACGACAAAGCATTGGGAGAAAGCTTTGCGAACCTTGGCCGGGTAGCACTGGCTGCCGATTTTGCCCGACATGACGGGACGACAACGGCATGGCCCAGACACATCCCCACCCCGATCTTCCCGTTATCAGGGACTGCCAATCTCCCTTTGGCTTCCGTAGCAACATTCCCAATCGCGGACCTGACTGCGGGCATAGCCAGTGTCGGAAACGTCAATGTTTCCCCTGACTCGGACACCATCTATCGCCGTTTTCCACTCCTGATACGATTTGCTGACAAATTTGTCCCCTCCCTCCCACTCGCCGCATCTCTTGTGGCAGAACCTACTTCCATCAGCCTGAGTCGCCATACGCTTACTTTCGGTTCGACGCCTGTCCCAATTACAACTAAAGGACAAGCAATTCTCAACTACAGAGGAAAAACCGCCTATTCGACCTATAGTGCGGCAGCCTTTATGGAAAGCGGCATGCGCATGGCCGAAGGCCAAAAACCAATCATCAACCCCATGGAGCTTGAGGGGAAGCACGTACTTTTCGGTTTTTCTGCCACCGGCCTTTACGACCTTCGCCCCACTCCACTCGGAGGGGTCACCCCTGGGGTCATGGTTAATGCGACTGCTTTGGACAATCTCTTATCCGGTGACTTCATGCGTATGGCCGGGGTCAAAACAGACATTGCCATCACTTTGATTTTTGCCATTTTGGCAGGACTCAGTGTCACGATCTTCAGCAGCCTCTGGTTGACTGTCACGACTTCAGCCCTGGCTCTCATTGCACCCATTGGGCTTGCCCTCGCGTCATACTCCATTGGTATATGGTCCAACCTGGCTGTGCCACTTGCAGCTTGCATGACCTCCATGTTTCTAGCCGGGGCCTTCAAATACGCAACCGAGGGCCGCCAAAAAAAATTCATCAAATCCGCATTCAAACAATATCTCAGTCCACAAGTCATCGACCAGCTTTTACAAAACCCGGATAAACTGACTCTGGGAGGCGAACGACGCGAATTGACCATCTTCTTCTCGGACCTTGAAGGATTCACGTCCATATCCGAAGGCCTGACCCCGGAAGAATTGACCAGCGTATTAAATGACTATCTGACCGCCATGACCGACATCATTCAGGAAACCGGCGGCACTGTGGACAAATATGAAGGGGATGCCATCATCGCTTTCTGGAATGCGCCCGTGGATCAACCCGATCATGCCAAACGAGGCGTTCGAGCCGCCCTTATGTGTCAGGAGAAGCTGACGCAAATGCGGCCGAAACTCCGAGAACGAACAGGGAAAGATTTTCGTATGCGCATAGGCCTGAATACTGGCCCCGCTGTTGTCGGAAACCTCGGTTCTCACAACCGATTCGACTATACCATGCTCGGCGACTCGGTAAATCTAGCCGCCCGCTTGGAATCCATCAATAAACAGTTCGATACGTACACCATGATCTCACGCGCCACCCTGGAACAACTGAATGAGGAAACACCTATCCGAGAACTCTCCAGTCTTCGAGTTGTCGGCAAAAAAGAAGCTGTGACAGTCTACGAACCTTTTACGCCACAAGAATATTTATCCAAACAACGAATATTGCAAAAATTCTCGTTGGGACTGGAACAATTCTATGCTGGGAACTTCGACACGGCAGCAACGCATTTCAAAACCATTGCCACTGACGATCCTCCGGCAGCCCGATACCTGACACAATGCCACGAATTAAAAAACACGCCGCCAGACAACTGGGATGGTGTCTGGACTATGAAAACCAAATAA